Below is a genomic region from Rosa chinensis cultivar Old Blush chromosome 5, RchiOBHm-V2, whole genome shotgun sequence.
TGATTGAGTGACAAAAGCCATATcatattttataaaaaaaatgcaGCTCCTTACTTGGCAGCCGTGATAAAGTCAGGATCCCAAAGCCAAGATTCATTAAGCACTAACCCAGAGACTACTGGCTCGCCAATGACCTTAAGCCCTGTAATTTAAAAAGTCGAACATTTTTTGAAAATGATAGATAAACTCATAAAAGAAAGGAACAATACATGGTGTATGAAAAATTTGTTTGGAGTATAACTTCCGCAACTTCGTTTAAAACTTATGAGACTGAATTCCACATAATGAGATACTGAGAACAACAACAACGAAGTACTGTAAATAAGTGCAATATttagtttgtttatttattttatggttttgtgtgtgtttttttccAACTTCCTTCATTTTTAGCTTTTTGGTCTCTCAAACTACCAAAGAGAGACATAAAATGATGGACATGTCTAATACCGTTCACTTGCTAGAATCACCTAAAGCATCACCAATTTAGATACGAAATTCATTACAGTTACTAAAACACACTCAGCGTGTGTGTTGATGCATGAGCACCCAGCAGCCTAAAGCTTCAGTCCTGCATCGGGTGTCACAATTCTCTTGCAACATGTTCACCTCTCATCACTCAATAATTTTGAcaggtgaaagaaaaaaaagctaAAAAATTGAGCAAAGTTCAAGAAACTAATGCCTTTTTACAACCAGATTCCTAAATAAAgataaggggaaatgatcatttacccaatttcagcttaaaaattgtccacttgctccactaacagttttttaaccccgtttaccaaaaacactctaaaagattatttccctaatacccaattaattcttttttatttatttttgggactgtTTTggcctctccttctttctcacttagagggagaagtcatcctccaccttgccgaactccggtgaccagtggccggccgccgaCTCCGGTGATGGGAATCCGGCGATTGGTGACCCGAATCCGGCGACCGTTCACCAgaatcccgaatccggctaccggactagTGACCAGAAATCATATTATAtgcccagtaatcatattattgccccccaataaacatattattgccccccaataataagtttattagggatcaataattaatgaaaaatgaagatgtttataattttgaaagttttagtagggttatccaaataaataattttattattattgcctcccaataatctttttactgccccccaataatcttattattatatTCCAATAATCGTTTTATTGCCCACTAatgatcttattattgcccaaccaaatcataataaacaaaacaatcatTGCTAGCAATATCCCATATTGAAATCGGCCAATATTTGGAGAAACAAACCACTGCAACAACCATTGGAGGCCTCCTATGCATTTTACCAGAaagatgggaaaaaaaaaagaagagaagccTGAACAACGGAGTCAGAGCCCCGACTCGGAGCAAAGCCCAGACCCGAACTGTGGTTGCCGCGTGGAGCTTCGGATGACGACCCTGGCGTGGCAGCGGAACGTCGGAGGTTTTCTTCTCGTGGCAGCAGTGCTCGCAATCGGAGATGCAATCGAGGTCAAACATCTCGCCGCGAAGCTTGTCGGGTATGGCGTCGACGAGGACGAGCTTCGGAGGTCCTGGGTTAGGATGGTCTAGGCAATGGCCATGCCGACGTTGCCggactcttctttttcttcttcttcttcttctctggtGACAATAAAACGATTATTGGAAGAGACCTTGTcagactcttcttcttcttatccgGTGACCAGTGGTCAAGCATCTCGCCGCAGAGCTTGTCGGGTATGGCGTCGACGAGGACGAGCTTCGGAGGTCCCGGGTTAGGATGATCTGGGCGATGGCCATGCCGACGTTGCCGGCACCGATGACGGAGATCTTGGTCTGGCCGTTGGAGAAGGAGGGAGGGGCGGCGCCGTGGATGGGCTTGAAGAAGGCATGGGTTAGGTCGAGGCCTCCGGGGCCGGGGGAAGAAGCTGAAGTGCTTTTGCCAAGAGAGTCTGAGACGagttgagagaaagagagagagaaatcggtgagggggaggagagagagaatagatcgaagaagggaggggggagagagagatgagtgtaatttattaattaaaatgagggcaatactgtcaatagatgttagattgggtaaatggggttaaaaaactcttagtggagtaagtggtcaattcttaagctgaaattgggtaagtggtcacggccacTAAAGATAATGAACAGAATTGGTCCAAATCACATAATAAAACATTAGGAAAGAGTGATTGAACATGATTAAGGCATGAAAAATCTTGGGTTGTACAccgataaattaaaaaaaaaaacagaaacaaaattcaATGCTGCTGTAAAATAATTTCACCAACATAGCAAGAATAATGCTAAAACCTGATTTGCGAGCTTTAGAAATTTCTTCCATGGCATCAATGCTCATCACATGAACTACATAGAGGGGGGTATTCACAAAAGCTGCTAATCGAATGGCTCGAGCAGTTGCCTCACCTTCCAGCTGCGTGTTGTTGAATCATACattaggtatatatgatcaaatatatataaatgggaAACAATCAGTGCAAGACTGACCGAAtaggaaaaataaattacaaaataaagttcaaTAGAAAAGATAAAGTTCGGATAAATTGCATAGTCATTACTCATTACTCAAGGAACCATTACTTAACATGCAGCTCAATAGGGATCATCTAGAAGTAGTTATCCTGCTTGTTGTAGTCTAGCCATTACTAAATCTTTTAGACAAATGCCTGGAACCCTACATGCTATAAAATAATGGAAATTTACCAATAAGATCATTTTTGCAGAAATATTTCCTGAATAGAAGCACTTTTTCCCCATGCAGTCACTAAATACTGAACTGAAAACTAATGCAACTACACTCAAACAAATCCtaatatcaattttcttttagCTCTTGTTCTGGCTCATGCTAAAAGGGTAAAAATGTATGGATAACATGTACAAGAGAAAATATGCTCAATGTTGCAATGAAAAAAGTCAATAATGTGAAATTTATTGCATTGCAATAAAAATTTTCCAAAAAATTACagagcacaaaaaaaaaaaaataataataaaaataaatcttTTTAGCTCCTTCTTGGTTCATGTTACAGGTGTGAATGTATTAAAAACATCTAGGAGAGAAACTATGCTCAATATTGCATTGAAAAAAGTCAATAATGTGAAATTAATTGCATCACAGTAAAATTTCCCCAAAAGTTACAGGATTGCAGAAAAGGACAGATAAAAATTCCAGCACTTTCCATTCAAATGGAGTTcatgggaaagaaaaaaagaaccatCAATGTCTTTCAGAGGAATTAACCCTAAAAGTTGAACTTGATGGATATAAAAAAGCATATAGACATTGGTATTTTCTTCCATACTATGAAACTTTTAGTTGTCTTTCAAAGATAATAAGACAAAGCATTCGCTTAGTTTGAAAGCAAGAAAGTACAACCCCACCAACATTAGGAGTACTACAATATCTACTCCGCTTTTCCTTTACCTATTTCAATTTTTTATCTCGTAAATTTGCTACTAAAATCTGATGACAGAAGAATATTAATACATTGAAATGGGACTAAAAATttagtttaataaaaaaaatgatggtAATGTTTCTATTATGGAAGGTAATGCAGCAGAAACCAGTTATTATTACAACATAATTTCTCTTATGGATGGGAGAGAATGCAGAATTTGTAGTGACTAactaatatttgaatttcaaagaCCTACCATTTTTGTAGATCATACAAATATACTAACCATGTGGAGTGTAGTAAGAAAAACCATTTGATCTTATTCATATTAATTTTGCAAGAACAATATCTTCTATAATTACCACTGGGGGTCTTGAAAGAGAATGCCCCTCTGGACCTGTAATACCAagttctttcattcttttctgtCCTTCATATACAGCATCTCCATTTTCTGCATGCACCATAGCTAAAGCACCAAGAGACTTGCACTTTTTCAATCCTTGTAGTAGAAGCTCATCGTTGATCATAAGAGACCCCTTGTAGGCCAGGAAAAACTTGAAAGAGTTTATACCTGAATAATATCGACGAATATGTATAAACGGATACAGATATTTCAAACAACTATAGCAGTCAATAACTAGGCTCATAACATAACAAAATCTAAAATTCAGAAAAGCTAAACCTGGAAAGATAGATGACAAACCTTTCTCTTTAACCATTATTTCCATTTCTTGTGAAACAATTTCATCCCATTTAGTAATTGCCATATGGAAGCCATAATCCATACAGGACTTCCCAGATTTTTTTTCATAAGCTTCCAACCCTGCCGTTAAACTTCCATTTACTGGTATAACAAAGTCAATGTGCATAGTTGTTCCACCTGCTAACGCTGCAGCTTGACCACTGAAGAAATCATCAATAGTTTCTGTACCCATGAACTCCATGGCTAGGTGAGTATGGGGATCGATTCCTCCTATTAATGTCAAACAGAATTTGCATTTTAGATCCATATTCCTGCAATTACAAATGCTTGGGAAACAGAGTTGTCCTTGAGAAATAGACTTGTTTAACTATAAGCGGGGATAGATACTGAACAAAAGATATCTAGATATCAGCAAACATAATAAGTAATATGAGCTTTTGATGTAAAACTTTCAATTCCATATTTCCATATCAGGCCTGTTATTCACCATTAGCCTCAAGTactccaaaaattttgaaaagctGGAGTTACATAAGCAGATCACGAAAACCTAACCTGGCATGACAAACTTTCCACTGGCATCAAGCACAGTAACATCATCACCAACCTGccatggaattgaaaataaaataaaatacgcAAGGTAGAATGACATCAAAACCATTGAAAGCATTAAGAAAATGATGGACAAAAAAATCTGAAGAGTAAACAGAAAGAGAtaatgaaataataaagttgGAAAGAGAACTCAATCATGTGTATGCACATGATTCTCCATTTGGCTTGATATGTAATTCAATCTTTACAAACTGCTGATTTCAATTAGTATGTACCCCGTAAATGAGATTAACATATAAAgaatttccttttcttgatttcaagTGGAAAAACTAAATGTTACACGAAGTTATTGTTATCTTGATAACAAAAACTTTTATGGCTTGGCATTGACCCTATTTTTACAAACAAATTTTAACAAAAGACAGAAAAGGCCAAAATTCCCTCAGATAAATCAATTTAATAAAAGAAGGTTTTGGGAAATTCGGGCAAAATGTCAAAGTTTTGTTTTATCATTAAATTAAAATCTGAACTGACATCTGTGGCACTCCTTTGGCAAGGATTTGTTTAGGAGAGGTGAGCATGGAACACTTAACAGGATCAGTCTTTCCCTTATACAGTTTCTTCTGACCTGCCACTACAACTACATGCTCTTTGAACCAATTTATATGGGAATAACATACTAGAGCACCAATTGAAGACTTGTTATCAAGTATTGAAAAATCTATCAGCGAAAGCAAAATCCAAATGCTTCTATCATACATAGACATCAAAAGACCAATTATAGTTGTATGCCTTCTCAGTGTCATAAGGTTTTACACATTATAAACTCTATCAGCTTTTGTTTAATAAAACAAGAGGCGCTAAATATAAAACTAAGGTCTACCCACTCAACATATGCAATTTGAGGATTAGACGCACATTATTATTACctatttgagaaaaaaaattgggaaaaCTACAAGTTTTTAAATGGAGCTGGGAGGTCAACAATCGGGTGGCAATTATCAATAGATATGAAGATGTGACTCAAATGCACTACAAAGTTTGAGGGTTTATATTGAAATTACTTGACAAGACCTGCTAACACAAACAATAAGCATGCTGGGTTAGTACATACATGAAACACCCGAAGTTGATATGACAAACTTGTGTAACTAAATTTGTatgaaagaaaatgattaaTTTCTTTAAGATCTTGATATAGTAATGAGTGAAAGCATACAATTAATAATATTATTTCCTCTAGTTTTGCTAATACCGATATCAGGTAGGTATTCAATTTATGAGGAGTGCAGAGTAATACGTCTGGTCTGGAAATAAGGAGAAGTTAGTTTTATACTTGTAGTTCACAGTGTGTCTATGGGTGAACCTGGCAGCATAGCATGATTGATAAACTGGTTGGGTTAGCATTAAGATGAACTAAACAGGTCAGGTTAGTGTCAGCCAATCCGAGACAATTAATCAAACAAATCAGGGTATGATAATGGGCTACAGCGACAACAAAATTGCAGCCTTACCTACAAGTATTTAACCAATACAAGAAAACATTGACGCATGATATTTGGAAAGTCAACGGCTAAAGTCTACCTTGATATTGGGGCTGACAGCAACAATGATTCCATCCTCCACATAAACATCAGCAATCTCCATGTGGTGGGCATTCACCACAGTCCCTCCTTTGATCAACAACTTGGCCGACGACGACGAAACCTCACAGGCGAAATCGCCATATCCAAATCCAGAATTGCAGAACTGGAACACGTAAGCATAGCAAAATAATCGAAATATAAAACCTGTGGCAGTGATTTCTGGtgaagcaaacagagagcgatGAATAGAGGAGTACCTGGCCGGGTTCGGAGGTCGAAGGAAAGGCCAAGAGTAGGAGGAGGAGAGATAAAAGAGGGAAGAGCAGCTGATGAAGAGCGGAGTCCATGGAAAGGCGCCTTTTGGGTCTTAGTTCAGCCCTGCGAGTCTGGAATTGATCACTCTCTTTTGGCTCTGAGCGCCTCCGAtgggattttatacttttcaAACTCTCTCGGGATTTCTCAGGTGTGTATCCGTCACACGGTTAACTTTGTGTGAGCTCCTATCACTCACAACTCACAAGTTACAACTTACAACCGCTCTTTTCTCTTCACTGTTCCCCTTTTCCTATCACTCACAACAGTGAAAAACTTACAAACTGTACTTGAATTACGGGttactaataactttcgtacctcaacttcaaaaactatcacaatggtacccagatTATCTAACACGACCTAACATTCATACATGCCGTCCACTTTGCTGTTAACAgtgttaaatttacaagggtaaatctgtaatttcactgttcatctctcttacCATGATACTgttcatttttaaaaaatttttcCTCTCCtcaggaagaagagaaaaaaaaaaaaaaaacaataccatggtaagagagatgaatagtgaaatgacagatttacccttgtgaatttaacaccgttaacagcaaagtggacggcatgtatgaatcttgggtcggggtgaaaagtccaggtaccaaaatgatagtttttgaagttgaggtacgaaagttattagtggcccgtAGTTTGGgtactatttgtatttttttcccttctttttttcctttttggtctTTCCTATATATGAAGATCATGAAAGAGCCATGTTCTGGTGGTCAATTAATTAGGTACTCAATTGTCTTTAGATTTAAATTTAAAGGTGGAAGAACATTCAAATTGTCTTATTATTTTTCACCGCTAGATCAAATCTAATAACAGTTTAGCATGACTAACACAATCACCTAACCGCCTGAGCAGGACTGTTTGTGAGAATATATGGTGGTTTAAAGCCCAAAAAATAGAAGCAAAATAACAAATACAGCTTAGAATATCTCTACCAGAAAAGTATCATGTTGTGTTGTTTAAGAATTTTGCGGATGTGGCGACTCGTTCAACCATATTGACAGTTCTTGTGCCTATATTTAATCATGATATTATTTCCTCATAGAGACTCGTTTGTTTGTCCAGAGTTATCAAAGAAGTCTCTTACTCACTGGAGATCCATAattttagctagttttctaCAAGCATAGGTgcggtcagtaaagatagttgTGTTGGTTAGGTCATGTTTGGAAAACATAAGCTAAGCGTGAGTTTTTCCATATAAGACGAGCAATTATCTTGATTTTGTGGTTAATTAACTTAGGTCATGATATCAAGAAATGGAGGTTGACAGGATTCTATGAAGAGCTGAAAATAAAAACACGCTTATGGAAGTTGTCACGTCTCGAACCTAAAATTACTAGGTTGTTAGTCGTTgatcggtaaacgacaatttcAATTACTTTTTAGAATGTTCGGTATAATTAGTGGTCCAaatagttgactttttgtttgggttaaATTCTGAgaaaacttcattcatgaaagtcatagaggacgttaaacgaGTTCGTTGATATGTGGTAGCAAAAATTAGAATTTGTATGCGAAAGTCATAAACGAAAAacgaaagttactattcatagtaatttagtatatatttgaaaagtTACTATGGTAGGCcggtaatttcttttttttctctctctcttttccctCCCGCacgctctttctctctctcttctggttTCTGCTTTTCCGCCTAGTTCTCaccgtccggccaccaaccggcgagCTACCGGCCTTCACTGACACGTCTCCTCTTCCACTTGAAGCCTACGACGATGGCTTGTGGCGTTTCGGCTGGAGAACTGAGAAATCAAGCCAAGAACTTTATTGTTGCAATTTTGAGGTCAACGCTCAGTTCTTCCAATCCCAGCCACCACAGACGACCAAACCAGGCTCTTTTGAAGCACCGTGAGACGCACTTGATACTCCCAAACCTTTTGCAATAAATCGAAGCGTGAAGAACAAATCGAAGGTTTGAAGTTTTCAGTGTTTAAATCGGATATTTACTGTTTTCCTTGATTTCCGGCAATTCCAAGTGTTTTCTGGCTTGgtggtagttgagaaaattgtttaAAATGTTGACAAGATGTTGTAGCCGAAATTTGGTGATCAAATTCGGAGGTTGGTAGGCGGCGTGTGGAACAGGGTTTAAATTGctgtttttagctagttaaattacTTGAGTTATAGATTCTATAATgtgattttggtggaaattggagaagTGTTATatcgattatgaatttatgaaagTTAGAATTTCGGTTATCattttacgagaatccggccgtcagatttctctcggttctgccctaaaacctttaaattaatgaattcgtgttaatggtgaagtttgggttgaattggaggagaaatagaaatgttgatttatgaggatatTATATTGGGATCGTATTAAATTGCTAAGTTGTTATTcaagaattataattgtgtacaaggTAACGCACCGAACTACTACTCGACGAAGGAAACTGTTTGCATGGTCACCTAAATaatattgtgagtggacgtttgctttaaattaattgtgcttgcagtttattattattttcttttgattgagATTTATTCATGCTATGTGAAATTATAAGATTATTAGGGAAATTCCTTTTCCGAGGGCTTATATTATTTCTCAAGGCCACTTTaaattatgagttattgagttattTTTGGTTTATCGGCAAGGACTTTATTTTGAGTTACAGAGGATTTTAAGAGTTTTTGTTGATATTCAAATTATTGAGATTTATAAGGATTTCTATCGAGTATTTTGAGATATGACTTATTTCGAAATGAAAAGTGTTTTAAAAAGGGATGAATTGACAAGGAGGCTTTTATCGGCGCATGCGCACATTacttggtcggcagtcccctccaggtgaTATTCTGGTCGATAGTCCCCTCCAGGAAATttcggtcggcagtcccctctggTGTGTCATCTGGTCAgtagtcccttccagatgacatgaggtagttaatcggcagtcccttctaaccaccgcctcctaaatTCTAGTCGGCAGCCCCCTCCGAaactggacaaaacaacaaatcaacaagtctggaaatgcttaaaaataaagtgggcaagtgcactgtggcgccttagggcttacatcataaccgaaatgaaaggagttcaacaataacaataaaacaaaggggtgaggcggGCTCCCAAGTAGGCGGACCTCACAGAGTTCAACATTGAAAGAAAAGCGAGTAAATCGATGGAATACCAAAagggaagaacttcaagcaaTAGGAACATCAACACACGAACTCGGCCAACAacccacttctaatccaaatcgtccggaatgacctcgttgtaacctgaaatgtaggggtgagcatttcgtcctcgctagcccaataggggccgacccaaccttagttaggtttgaaaactaatagGTAAAACATA
It encodes:
- the LOC112165701 gene encoding dihydropyrimidinase — encoded protein: MDSALHQLLFPLLSLLLLLLAFPSTSEPGQFCNSGFGYGDFACEVSSSSAKLLIKGGTVVNAHHMEIADVYVEDGIIVAVSPNIKVGDDVTVLDASGKFVMPGGIDPHTHLAMEFMGTETIDDFFSGQAAALAGGTTMHIDFVIPVNGSLTAGLEAYEKKSGKSCMDYGFHMAITKWDEIVSQEMEIMVKEKGINSFKFFLAYKGSLMINDELLLQGLKKCKSLGALAMVHAENGDAVYEGQKRMKELGITGPEGHSLSRPPVLEGEATARAIRLAAFVNTPLYVVHVMSIDAMEEISKARKSGLKVIGEPVVSGLVLNESWLWDPDFITAAKYVMSPPIRAAGHDRALQAALSMGILQLVGTDHCAFNSTQKALGIDDFQKIPNGVNGIEERMHVLWDTMVESGQISVTDYVRLTSAECARIFNIYPRKGAIRAGSDADIIILNPNSSFEISAKSHHSKSDTNVYEGWRGKGKVEVTISGGRVVWQNDELKVVPGSGKYIEMPPFSYLFNGIEKADAKYLSSLKAPVKRLRTIT